TCGAAAGTTTCGGTCGGAAAGGGTGACGCTTTCGCAACGTAAGGGGCCTGCTTGAACTCGTCAAGAACTTGTAATCACCTATAGAGACGCCAAAATGCGGGCGTGGTGATCGGCCGACTCGCTTCAGCGGGTTACGAAAGTATCGGTGCCCCTCGTGCGAACGCCCGGTGGCCGTTGCCGGGCACCGGGCGCTCGGGGACACCGCCGGAGGACGCTGTCGGCGGCACTGCCGGCGGGCTACCCCCGGCCGCAGAGGGCGTGGTCGACCAGGGTCGAGGTCGGGTCGCCCACCGCGGGCGCCGTGCCCGGCGTCGGGATCAGCGAGTCGGTGTTGACCGAGACGACGACGGACCGGCGGCCGTCGTCGGTGACGCCGTTGCGCGTCATGAAGCCGGGGATGTCGCCGCCGTGCGACCAGTAGCCGCCGCACTCGTTCGGGATGAACATCAGGCCCAGGCCGTACCGCACGCCCGGCCACCCCTGCTCGAACCCGGTCGCGGGAACGGTGCGCTTCATCTCGGCCAGTTCGGCCGGGCGCAGCACCTCGCCGGTCATGAGGGCCTGGAGGAAGCGGTTGCCGTCGTCGGTGGTGCTGATCATGTCGCCCGCCGCGCCCCCCCACGACGGGTTGTAGTGGGTGACGTCGAGCGCGGGACCGTAGCGCGGGTCCTCCGGGTCGGCCTCCAGGCCCTTCTCCGGGAAGCGCTCGTACGCCGTGGCGTGCGGCTTCGGGATGGCCGGCGAGGTGCCCGGCAGGAAGGTGTCGCGCAGGCGCAGCGGGTCGAGGATGCGCTTCCGCACCTCCTGCTGCCAGGTGCGGCCCGTCACCTTCTCGATGATCATGCCCGCGACGGCGTAGCCGGTGTTGGAGTAGCGCCACTCCTCACCCGGCTGGAAGTCAGGCGCGACACCGGTGGCGAGGGCGACGGCCTCCGCCGCGGTGACGGTGCGGAAGCGCTCCGCCAGGAACTCGTCGCCCTTGAAGACGAACGGCAGCTGGAGGATGTAGTTGTGCAGACCGCTGGTGTGCTGGAGCAGTTGGCGCACGGTGATCCTGCCGCCGTCGTTGCCGTTGCCCCGCACGACGCCGGGCAGCCAGCGCTCGACCGTGTCGTCGAGCGACAGCCTGCCCTCGCCGACCAGTTGCAGCACGGTGGCGGCGACGTAGGTCTTGGTGAAGCTGCCGATGCGGAACTTCGCGTTCCACGGCACCGGTTTGCGCGTCCCGGTGTCGGCGACGCCGCTGCGCACCCGCACGTCGCCGCGTGGGGTGTCCACCTCCACCAGCACGCCCGGCGCGCCCTGGGCGAGCAGGGCGTCCGCGTCCCGCTGGAGCGGGGACGCGGTGCGGTGGTCGGCGTGCGCGGCGCCCGTGAGGGTCGCGGCCAGCGCGGCGGCCAGCAGGGGGGCGAGAAGTCGTTTCATGTCAATGGAAACTAGGCGTGCAGGACGCCCGTGTCGTCGCCCCGGAACGGCAACCCCGCTTACCCCCGTGGTGGTAGCGACGGATCAGCCCGCGGGATGGCGACGGCGCGGGGTGAGTGCCAATAGGGTGGCCCCGGGAGCGGTGCGGGTGACCTCGACAATTGCCCGGAGCGCGAATGCCGAATGGCCTCGCGTCTCGCTTGGTGAAATTGTTGGCGCAGGTCAAGGGCTTGCGTGACCGCGTGATAACCTGGCGTGGTCGGGCTGTTCGGGGCATTCCGCATTCGCTTTACACCACCGGTGCAAAGCGGGCAAGAGGCTGACCGGATCGCATTCCAGGCGCATTGGACGGAAATGGTGATGAGCGCCACTGCTCCCGTCACCGCCGCACTGCTCGGTCCCGCGCGGGCGTGGCGGGAGGGCACCGAGGTGGACCTGGGCACGGCGCGCAGGCGGGCCGTGTTCGCGGTGCTCGCGCTGCGCGCCGACCAGGTCGTGTCGCGCGACGAACTGGTCGACGCCGTCTGGGGCGACGCCCCGCCCGCGACGGCGGCGGCCAGCCTCCACACGTACGTGTCCGGCCTGCGCCGGGTGCTGGAGCCCGCGCGGTCCAAGCGCTCGGCGTCACGGGTGCTGGTGTCGGCCGGGTCGGGGTACTCGCTGAAGTTGGCCGAGGACGGGCTCGACGTGCACCGGTTCGAGCGGCACCGGGAGCGCGCGGCGGCGCTGGGCGCGCACGACCCGGCGGCGGCGCTGGCCGAGCTGGACCTGGCGCGGGCCCTGTGGCGGGGTGACGCGCTGTCCGGCGTGCCGGGGCCGTTCGCCGAGGCGCAGCGAACCCGGTTGCGCGAGCTGCGGCTGGCGGTCGCCGAGCGGCGCGCCGAGCTGGCCCTGGTGCTGGGGCGGCACGCCGACGTGGTCGCCGACCTGGCCGTGCTGGTGGACGAGCACCCGTTGCGCGAGGGGCTGCGGGCGCTGCTGATCACCGCCTTGCACCGCGGCGGCCGGTCGGGGGAGGCGCTGGAGGCGTTCCAGGACGCCCGGCGCGTGCTGGTGGAGCGGCTGGGCATCGAGCCGGGTGCGGCGCTGCGCGAGGCCCACCAGCGGGTGCTGGCCGACGAGGGCGCCGGCGCGAGGAGCGCGTTACCCGCGCCCGGTCCGGTCGCGGTCGCGGTCGGCGGCGGTCCGGCGATCCCGGGTCCGGCGGTCCGGGCACCGGGTGGCAAGGGCTTACCGGGCGGCCCACCGGACCCGGACCCCGCGATGCCCGCCGCAGGGGTGTTCGTCGGTCGGGACCTGGAGTTGGGTGTGCTGCGCCGCGCGCTGGCCGACGCGGCCGGGGGGCGCGGGCGGTCCGTGTGGGTGGAGGGCGAGCCGGGGATCGGCAGGTCGGCCCTGCTGGCGACGGGCCTGGCGGGCGCCCCCGACGCCGGTTTCCAGGTCGCCTGGGGCGCGGGTGACGAGGTCGCGCCGCGCACCCCGCTGCGGGTGGTGCTCCAGGCCCTGGGCGTCGCGGAGACCTCGCCCGACCCGAGGCGGGCGGAGCTGGCGCGGGCCTTGCGCGCCCCCGCCGTGGGCGACCCGGTGCCGGTGGTGGTGGACCGGCTGCTGGCGCTGGTGAACGAGCTGTGCGCGGAGGCCCCGCTGGCCGTCGTGGTGGACGACCTCCAGTGGGCGGACGAGGCCAGCGTGCTGATGTGGCACCGGATGCTGCGCGTGGCGCACCGGTTGCCGCTGCTGCTGGTCGCCGCGGTGCGGTCGGTGCCCCGGCGGGCCGACGTCGAGCAGGTGCGGCGGGCGGTGGTCGCGTCCGGCGGCCAGGTGGTGCGGCTGAGGCCGCTGTCCGCCGAGGCGGGCACGGCGCTGCTGGCGAACCTGGTGGGCGCGGTGCCGGGGGAGAGCCTGCGGCCGGTCGTGGAGTGCGCGGGCGGCAACCCCCTCTACACCAGGGACATGGTCGAGGCGCTGGTGCGCGACCATGCGATCGAGGTGCGCGACGGCGTCGCCGAGACCGGGGCCCCGCTGGACGACGACCCGCCGCGCTCGCTGGTCTCGGCGGTGGCGCGGCGGTTGGCGTTCCTGTCGCCAGGCACGACGGAGGTGCTGCGGTCGGCGGCCCTGCTGGGCACCGAGTTCGCCCTGGGCGACGCGGCGACCGCGCTGGGCCGCCCGTCCTCGGAGCTGATCGCCGCGGTGGAGGAGGCGACCGCCGCGGGCGTGCTGGACGACGCCGGCCCGAAGCTCGCGTTCCGGCACGCCGTGATCCGCGAGGCGCTCTACCACGGCACGCCGGCGGCGGTGCGGACCGCGCTGCACCGCCGGGTCGCGCAGGCGCTGGCCACGGCGGGCGCCCCGGTGGAGCTGGTGGTCGAGCAGTTGGCCGCCGCGCCCGGCGCGGTGGACCCGTGGGCGGTGGACTGGCTGGTGGACCGCGGCACGGCGCTGGGCAGGCGCGCGCCGGACACCGCGGTCCGCCTGCTGCGCGCCGTCGTGGGAGGACCGGCGCTCGCCGCCGAGCACCGGGAACGGCTCGCGGCCCTGCTGGCCCGGCTGGTGTTCTGGCTCGGCCGCGAGCCAGAGGCCGAGGCCCGGTACGTGCTGGCGCGCACCCGCGACCCGCACCGGGCCGCCGAGATGCGCTGGATGCTCGCCCACGTCGGGTACCGCCGCGGTCGCGCCGCCGAGGCGGTGGACGCGCTGCGTGCCGCCTCCGCCGACCCGGCCGTGCCGCCGGCGTGGCGGGCGCGGTTGGAGGCGTTGCTGGCGGCCGTGCTGCGGGAGGGGCTCGACGACGTGGCGGCGGCCGAGGAGGTGGCCCACCGGGCCGTGCGGCGCGGTGAGGAGGCGGGCGACGAGTTCGCCGTCGCGCACGCCCTCCAGGCGCTGTGGCAGGTCGACTCGGTGCGCCGCGACCACGCGGGCGCGCTGGCGCGCGTCGAGCGGGCGCTGGCGGTGATCGGCGGTCGACCGGACTTCACCGAGCTGCGCCTGGGCCTGCTGGACAACAAGGCGTTCTCGTTGCAGAACCTCGACCGGCTCGCCGAGGCGGACGAGGTGCTGGTCGCCGCGCGCGAACCGGTCGGCGGCACGGCCTCGCGCGACGTGCGGGTCACCACCGCCGTGCAGGACTACTGGTCGGGCCGGTGGGACGCCGCGGCCGAGGAGGGCGCGCGGGCGCTGGTGTCCGACGCCGGCACGTCGTTCGGCCTGCGCGAGCACGGCCCGGCCCTGCTGGTGCACGGGGTGGCGGCGCTCGTCGCGGCCCGGCGCGACCGGGTGGACGCCGCCGAGGCGCACCTGCTCGCCGCCGCCGCGCACCCGCTGGTGACGCCGTCGGACCGGGAGCACGCCGACTTCCTGCCGGCGGCGCGGGCGGTGCTGGCGGAGCGCGCGGGCCGGCCGGACGAGGCGCTCGCGGTGCTGGAGCCGGTGCTGGCGACCACCGCGCGGATGGTGCTGCGCCACCAGTGGTTGCCGCTCCTCACCAGGCTCGCGGTCGACCGGGGGCGGCGGGACCTGGCGGCACGCGCGCTGGCCGTCGCGGAGGAGGAAGCCGCCGCGGAACGCGAACCCGCGCGGGCCGCCGCCGCGCTGGTGTGGTGCCGGGGGCTCGTCGAGGGCGACCCGGCGCCCGTGCTGGAGGCGGTGGCCCGGTTCCGCGCGGTCGGCCGCCCGGTGGAGCTGGCCGGGGCGCTGGAGGACGCGGCCGTGCTGTCGGGCTCGGCGTCGGCACTCGCCGAGGCGGTGCGCGGTTACCGGGCCGTGGGCGCGGTGCACGACGCGCGGCGCGCGGACGTGCGGTGGCGCGCGGCCACGACGGGAACGGGAACGGCCGAGGGGACGGCGTGGTCCGGGTGACCGGCGCGGCGCGACAGGGGAGGGCCAGAGGTGGTCGACGGGATGACGGGCGCGGTGCGGGTCGAGCTGCTGGGGGCGGTGCGGGCCTGGGCCGGTGACCGGGAGGTGGCGCTGGGCTCGTCGCGCCCCCGTGCGGTGTTCGCGGTGCTCGCGCTGCGCGCCGGCGGGGTCACCCGGGACGAGCTGGTGTCCGCCGTGTGGGGCGAGGACGCGCCGGCCACCGCCGAGGGCAGCGTGCACACCTACGTGTCGGCGCTGCGCAAGGCCCTGGAACCGGACCGGCCGCGCGGCACGCCGTCACGCCTGCTGGTGTCGGCGGGCTCCGGCTACCGGCTGCTGGTGGACCCCGCCGACGTGGACGTGGCGCGGTTCGAGGCCCTGGCCGACGCGACCCGGCGGCGGCTGGCCGCCGGCGACCCGGGGGCGGCGCGGCGGGCCGCGGAGGAGGCGCTGGAGCTGTGGCGGGGCGACCCGCTGGCCGGCCTGGTCGGCCCGTTCGCCGAGGCGCAGCGGCGCAGGCTCGCCGAGGCCCGCACGGTGCTCCGCGAGCTGCGCGCCGAGGCCGCGCTGGCGGCGGGCGGGCACGCCGAGGTGGTGGCGGAGCTGGCGTCGCTGGTCGCCGACGAACCGCTGCGCGAACGCGCCCGGGAGCTGCTGATGCTCGCCCTGCACCGGTCGGGCCGCAGCGCCGAGGCGCTGGAGGTGTTCCGGGACGCGCGGCGCGTGCTGGTGACCGAGCTGGAGGTCGAGCCCGGCAAGCGCCTGCGCGCCGCGCACGAGCGCATCCTCACCGGCCGCGACCGGGACGGGGTGCCACCCGCGAGGCCGGCCCCGACCCCCGGACCGGGCGCCGAGCTCGTCGGCCGCCGCGCGGAGCTGGCCGCGGTGGGGCGGCTGGTGGACGACGTCACCGCCGGGCACGGCCGGGTGCTGTGGATCGAGGGCGAGATGGGCATCGGGAAGTCCGCGCTGCTCGGGACCGTGCTCGCCCGCGCCGGGCGCGCCGGGCACCAGGTCGCCCTCGCCGTCGCCGACGAGCTGGGCACCCGGTTCCCCCTGCGGCTCGCCCTGGACGCGCTCGCCGTGGAGGCGCGCTCGGCGGACCCGCGCCGGTCGGCCACCGCGCACGCGCTCGGCCGGGAACGGCCCGCGGGCTCCCTCTTCGGCGACGCCGACCCGGTGTTCGAGGCGGTGGACCGGCTGGTGGCGCTGGTGGAGCAGCTGTGCGCGGACGGCCCGCTGGTGTTCGCGCTCGACGACCTCCAGTGGGCCGACGAGGCGAGCGCCCGGGTGTGGCACCGGCTCACCGCGTTCACCCGGCGGCTGCCGCTGCTGCTGGTCGGCGCGGCCCGCCCGGTGCCGTACCGGGCGGAGATCGCCCGGCTGCGCCGGGACACCGAGTCGTGCGACGGCACCGTGCTCGACCTGGTCCCGCTCGCCGACGACGACGTGGCCGGGATGGTGGGCCGCCTGGTCGGCGCGGTGCCCGGACCGGGGCTGCGCCGGATCGCGGCCCGCGCCGGCGGCAACCCCCTGTACGTGCGGGAGGTCGCGGACGCCCTGGTGCGCGAGCAGGCCGTGGCGGTCGGCACGGGCGTCGCCGAGGTCGTCGACACCGCGTTCGACCGCGCCCCGCTGTCGCTGGTGTCCGCCGTGACCGGCCGGCTCGACTTCCTGTCCGACCCGACGCGCGAGGTGCTGCGCTGGTCGGCGCTGCTGGGCGGCGAGTTCGCCGTCGGCGACCTGTCGGTGGTGCTCGGCACGCCGGTGGTCGACCTGGCGGCCCGGCTGGAGGAGGCGCTGGCCGCCGGGGTGCTCAGCGACGGCGGGCCGCGCATGGCGTTCCGGCACCCGCTGATCCGGCAGGCGCTGTACGAGGGCACGCCCGCCGCACTGCGCACCGCGCTGCACCAGCAGGCCGCGCAGGCGCTCGCCGCGTCCGGCGCGGCGGTCGACCACGTCGCCGAGCAGCTGCTGGCCGCCGCGGGCGAGGTCGGCGCGTGGGCGCTGGACTGGCTCGTCGAGCAGGCGCCCGCCCTGGTCTACCGGGCGCCGCTGGTGGCCGTCGAACTGCTCCAGCGCTGCCTGCGCCTGTCGGTGGCGCGCGACGAGCGGGACGCGACGCTGATGGCGCACCTGGCGGGCGCGCTGTTCCGCATCAACCGGGACGCCGAGGCCGAGGAGCACGCCCGCCGCGCGCTGCCGTGCCTGCGCGATCCCGACCGGGTGGCCGAGGTGCGGTGGATGCTCGCCTACATGCCGTACCGGGGCGGGCGGGCCGAGGACGCGGTGGCCGCGTCGCGGGAGGCGCTGGCCGACCCGGTGCTGTCGGACCGCCGGAGGGCCCGGCTGCTGTCGCTGCTGGCGCTGGTGCAGCGGGCCGGCACCGGCGAGTCGGCCGACGCGGAGGTCAGCGCGCGGGAGGCCGTCGAGGCGGGGGAGCGGGCGGCGGACCCGTCCGCGATCGCGCAGGCGCTGGAGGTGCTGTGGCAGGTGGAGGCGGTGCGCCGGGACTACCCGCGCGCGGTGGCCCACCTGGACCGGGCGCTGGACGTCGTCGGCACCGACGTGAGCCTCACCGACCTGCGCCTGCTGCTGCTGGACAACCGGATCTTCACCCTCCAGTGCCTGGACCGGCTCGACGAGGCCGGGCGGAACCTGGAGCTGGCGTTCGAGGTGGCCGGGCGCACCACGCCGGTGGCGGGGCTGCACCTGGCGGCGGCCGTGCACCACTACTGGCTCGGCGGGTGGGACGAGGCGGTGGCCCGGCTGGACGGCGTGCTGGGCGACCCCGGGTTCACCGGATACGGCCTGCGGGAGGGCGGACCGGTGCTGCTGCACGGCGTGGCGGCGCTGATCGCCGCGCACCGCGACGACGGCGAGCGGCTGGCC
This region of Saccharothrix longispora genomic DNA includes:
- a CDS encoding serine hydrolase domain-containing protein, whose product is MKRLLAPLLAAALAATLTGAAHADHRTASPLQRDADALLAQGAPGVLVEVDTPRGDVRVRSGVADTGTRKPVPWNAKFRIGSFTKTYVAATVLQLVGEGRLSLDDTVERWLPGVVRGNGNDGGRITVRQLLQHTSGLHNYILQLPFVFKGDEFLAERFRTVTAAEAVALATGVAPDFQPGEEWRYSNTGYAVAGMIIEKVTGRTWQQEVRKRILDPLRLRDTFLPGTSPAIPKPHATAYERFPEKGLEADPEDPRYGPALDVTHYNPSWGGAAGDMISTTDDGNRFLQALMTGEVLRPAELAEMKRTVPATGFEQGWPGVRYGLGLMFIPNECGGYWSHGGDIPGFMTRNGVTDDGRRSVVVSVNTDSLIPTPGTAPAVGDPTSTLVDHALCGRG
- a CDS encoding BTAD domain-containing putative transcriptional regulator, giving the protein MSATAPVTAALLGPARAWREGTEVDLGTARRRAVFAVLALRADQVVSRDELVDAVWGDAPPATAAASLHTYVSGLRRVLEPARSKRSASRVLVSAGSGYSLKLAEDGLDVHRFERHRERAAALGAHDPAAALAELDLARALWRGDALSGVPGPFAEAQRTRLRELRLAVAERRAELALVLGRHADVVADLAVLVDEHPLREGLRALLITALHRGGRSGEALEAFQDARRVLVERLGIEPGAALREAHQRVLADEGAGARSALPAPGPVAVAVGGGPAIPGPAVRAPGGKGLPGGPPDPDPAMPAAGVFVGRDLELGVLRRALADAAGGRGRSVWVEGEPGIGRSALLATGLAGAPDAGFQVAWGAGDEVAPRTPLRVVLQALGVAETSPDPRRAELARALRAPAVGDPVPVVVDRLLALVNELCAEAPLAVVVDDLQWADEASVLMWHRMLRVAHRLPLLLVAAVRSVPRRADVEQVRRAVVASGGQVVRLRPLSAEAGTALLANLVGAVPGESLRPVVECAGGNPLYTRDMVEALVRDHAIEVRDGVAETGAPLDDDPPRSLVSAVARRLAFLSPGTTEVLRSAALLGTEFALGDAATALGRPSSELIAAVEEATAAGVLDDAGPKLAFRHAVIREALYHGTPAAVRTALHRRVAQALATAGAPVELVVEQLAAAPGAVDPWAVDWLVDRGTALGRRAPDTAVRLLRAVVGGPALAAEHRERLAALLARLVFWLGREPEAEARYVLARTRDPHRAAEMRWMLAHVGYRRGRAAEAVDALRAASADPAVPPAWRARLEALLAAVLREGLDDVAAAEEVAHRAVRRGEEAGDEFAVAHALQALWQVDSVRRDHAGALARVERALAVIGGRPDFTELRLGLLDNKAFSLQNLDRLAEADEVLVAAREPVGGTASRDVRVTTAVQDYWSGRWDAAAEEGARALVSDAGTSFGLREHGPALLVHGVAALVAARRDRVDAAEAHLLAAAAHPLVTPSDREHADFLPAARAVLAERAGRPDEALAVLEPVLATTARMVLRHQWLPLLTRLAVDRGRRDLAARALAVAEEEAAAEREPARAAAALVWCRGLVEGDPAPVLEAVARFRAVGRPVELAGALEDAAVLSGSASALAEAVRGYRAVGAVHDARRADVRWRAATTGTGTAEGTAWSG
- a CDS encoding BTAD domain-containing putative transcriptional regulator; amino-acid sequence: MVDGMTGAVRVELLGAVRAWAGDREVALGSSRPRAVFAVLALRAGGVTRDELVSAVWGEDAPATAEGSVHTYVSALRKALEPDRPRGTPSRLLVSAGSGYRLLVDPADVDVARFEALADATRRRLAAGDPGAARRAAEEALELWRGDPLAGLVGPFAEAQRRRLAEARTVLRELRAEAALAAGGHAEVVAELASLVADEPLRERARELLMLALHRSGRSAEALEVFRDARRVLVTELEVEPGKRLRAAHERILTGRDRDGVPPARPAPTPGPGAELVGRRAELAAVGRLVDDVTAGHGRVLWIEGEMGIGKSALLGTVLARAGRAGHQVALAVADELGTRFPLRLALDALAVEARSADPRRSATAHALGRERPAGSLFGDADPVFEAVDRLVALVEQLCADGPLVFALDDLQWADEASARVWHRLTAFTRRLPLLLVGAARPVPYRAEIARLRRDTESCDGTVLDLVPLADDDVAGMVGRLVGAVPGPGLRRIAARAGGNPLYVREVADALVREQAVAVGTGVAEVVDTAFDRAPLSLVSAVTGRLDFLSDPTREVLRWSALLGGEFAVGDLSVVLGTPVVDLAARLEEALAAGVLSDGGPRMAFRHPLIRQALYEGTPAALRTALHQQAAQALAASGAAVDHVAEQLLAAAGEVGAWALDWLVEQAPALVYRAPLVAVELLQRCLRLSVARDERDATLMAHLAGALFRINRDAEAEEHARRALPCLRDPDRVAEVRWMLAYMPYRGGRAEDAVAASREALADPVLSDRRRARLLSLLALVQRAGTGESADAEVSAREAVEAGERAADPSAIAQALEVLWQVEAVRRDYPRAVAHLDRALDVVGTDVSLTDLRLLLLDNRIFTLQCLDRLDEAGRNLELAFEVAGRTTPVAGLHLAAAVHHYWLGGWDEAVARLDGVLGDPGFTGYGLREGGPVLLHGVAALIAAHRDDGERLAGHLAQGLTLPLVTEAYRENCDFLVAAQAMAAAREGDAAGAVSVLGAILDTRYADMMLRHQWLPELVRLALAAGDRSTAVAAARACEAEAEREALAARAAAAAQRCRGVLAEDPDALAPVVRHYRSVGRAFELAQTLEDRAVLLARAGRGAEAGDALAEAVALYRGFGAEWDVRRATGGVAVSR